A genomic segment from Triticum dicoccoides isolate Atlit2015 ecotype Zavitan chromosome 1A, WEW_v2.0, whole genome shotgun sequence encodes:
- the LOC119273834 gene encoding cyclin-dependent kinase E-1, whose protein sequence is MGDGRGGGSNRPAWLQQYELVGKIGEGTYGLVFLARLKPTHPQAAGRRGSPIAIKKFKQSKEGDGVSPTAIREIMLLREINHENVVKLVNVHINHADMSLYLAFDYAEHDLYEVIRHHREKLNLSINQYTVKSLLWQLLNGLNYLHSNWIIHRDLKPSNILVMGEGEEHGIIKIADFGLARIYQAPLKPLSDNGVVVTIWYRAPELLLGAKHYTSAVDMWAVGCIFAELLTLKPLFQGVEAKATPNPFQLDQLDKIFKVLGHPTVEKWPTLANLPCWQNDQQHIQGHKYENTGLHTIVHLPQKGPAFDLLSRMLEYDPRKRITAAQALEHEYFRMDPLPGRNALVPSQPGEKIVTYPVRPVDTSTDFEGTTSLQPTQPPSGNGPPGGQPVPRQIPRQMQQPMGGMQRMPPGANMGAFGAAPQAGMVGMNPGNIPMQRGAGGQSHPHQLRRKADQGMGMQNPGYPQQKRRF, encoded by the exons ATGGGCGACGGCCGCGGCGGAGGGTCAAACCGCCCCGCGTGGCTGCAGCAGTACGAGCTGGTGGGTAAGATCGGCGAGGGCACCTACGGCCTCGTTTTCCTCGCGCGCCTCAAGCCAACGCATCCCCAGGCTGCTGGCCGCCGCGGCTCCCCCATCGCCATCAAGAAGTTCAAGCAATCCAAGGAGGGCGATGGCGTCTCGCCTACCGCCATCAGAGAGATCATG CTCCTGCGCGAGATCAACCACGAAAATGTCGTCAAGCTCGTCAACGTCCACATCAACCACGCCGACATGTCCCTCTATCTCGCCTTCGATTACGCCGAGCATGACCTCTAT GAGGTTATTCGGCATCACAGAGAGAAGCTTAACCTCTCCATTAACCAATACACAGTTAAATCCTTGCTCTGGCAACTGCTCAATGGCCTCAACTATCTCCATAG TAACTGGATTATCCATCGAGACCTCAAGCCTTCTAATATACTG GTcatgggagaaggagaagaacatggAATTATAAAGATTGCTGATTTTGGGCTGGCTAGGATATATCAAGCTCCACTAAAACCACTAAGTGACAATGGG GTTGTTGTAACTATCTGGTATCGTGCACCTGAGCTGTTACTTGGAGCTAAACACTACACAAGTGCTGTTG ACATGTGGGCAGTTGGTTGCATTTTTGCCGAATTGCTTACACTGAAACCACTGTTCCAAGGTGTTGAAGCAAAAGCTACTCCAAACCCTTTTCAA CTCGATCAACtggacaagatttttaaggtcttaG GTCATCCTACGGTCGAGAAGTGGCCTACCCTTGCAAATCTTCCATGCTGGCAAAATGACCAGCAACACATTCAGGGGCATAAGTA TGAGAACACAGGTCTTCATACTATTGTTCACTTGCCGCAGAAGGGTCCTGCATTTGACCTTCTCTCGAGAATGCTTGA GTATGACCCTCGAAAGCGTATTACAGCTGCACAAGCTTTGGAGCATGA GTACTTCCGGATGGACCCGCTACCTGGACGAAA TGCACTTGTACCATCTCAGCCAGGCGAGAAAATTGTGACATATCCTGTTCGTCCAGTAGATACCTCAACAGATTTTGAAGGAACAACAAGCCTTCAACCAACTCAACCG ccatcgggaaacgGACCTCCAGGAGGCCAGCCTGTACCAAGACAAATCCCAAGGCAAATGCAACAGCCTATGGGTGGTATGCAAAGAATGCCTCCTGGTGCAAACATGGGTGCCTTTGGCGCAGCACCCCAAGCAGGCATGGTTGGGATGAATCCCGGTAACATTCCAATGCAGAGAGGCGCAGGTGGCCAGTCTCATCCACACCAG TTGAGAAGGAAGGCTGATCAAGGGATGGGGATGCAGAACCCTGGGTACCCTCAGCAGAAGAGGCGCTTCTGA